Proteins encoded by one window of Rhodamnia argentea isolate NSW1041297 chromosome 6, ASM2092103v1, whole genome shotgun sequence:
- the LOC115748459 gene encoding putative disease resistance protein RGA4 isoform X2: protein MAEAVIFNIAGKIVDYLVPQALEKVGKLWGVRHELEGLKDTVSMLRPFLDHAEEQYHQIPHIQVWVEKLKDAFYEAQDVLEEFNIEAMRRELRGHNEMIKEVRTFFSSSNQLAFKLKMSDKVRTVRGRIQAIIKADREFNLDERPVHSRVERERRKREETHSFIREEDIIGRHDDKKAVMNFLLNSDVKEPISILPIVGFGGVGKTALAKCVYQDSKFGLKMWVCVSDDFDVKKIVKNIIACANKEEPTGDTMELLQSNLRKEINGKKYLLVLDDVWNKDQDKWLSLKTLLEGGARGSKILITTRDPLVAEITGTVPPHSLKGLSESASLDLLMKVAGQKIEEIQDSNMLAIGQEIVRKCSGVPLVVRTIGSLLFFKKTESEWLHFKDHELPEVSQREDSIKSTLMLSYDHLPSHLKQCFAFCSLFPQDYVMKKQTLVNLWMAEGFIQPSNKNQHLEDIANGYFIELLWSNFFQDYEKSPNTNEETCKMHDLMHNLACMVSGTECWVARDDTKSIPERTRHISYGPTFNLMGKLPISRLKANALRTIVSTARYWEMKEREVMSEADLCQLIQNFEKLRIMDLQATVVEKVPRSICKLKQLTYLDLSHNVTLKRLPNSITRLQNLQTLNLYGCGSLEELPRGIKKLVSLRNLNIDFCSNLSYMPRGLGQLTSLHMLTRFILPKEKALAKNYCGLGELNGLNNIRGSLRIENVGSVTDTAVESKTANLIGKHSLESLTLYWGDCHIDDAVTGDRSEALLDELRPHSNLQKLNIEGYNGEGFPKWMTDCHVSSLPNLAELVLKDCKRCKHVLGFGLNKLKKLEISGMELLECLSEECWQSLTSLACLWIRGCHQLTSLSLGIRHLSSLEHLDISECWELDISKDESGNIFDFHGLESLRSLFIEELPKLASLPQWLLQLSSLRRLRICQCSNLKSLPEQIEALQSLEWLEIIGCPSLTSLPEGMRRLTSLTHLTIFGCPELVERCKRDAGEDWHKIAHIPSISHHIVTPEIIEEGDP, encoded by the exons ATGGCGGAAGCTGTCATATTCAATATTGCTGGAAAGATAGTTGATTATCTGGTTCCTCAAGCACTAGAAAAGGTTGGAAAGTTGTGGGGCGTCAGGCATGAACTCGAGGGGCTCAAGGACACCGTCTCCATGCTTCGGCCTTTTCTGGACCATGCAGAAGAGCAATACCACCAGATTCCCCACATCCAAGTTTGGGTTGAGAAACTGAAAGACGCTTTCTATGAGGCGCAGGACGTGCTTGAAGAATTTAACATCGAAGCTATGCGACGAGAACTGAGGGGTCACAATGAAATGATCAAGGAGGTAAGGACATTTTTCTCAAGTTCAAACCAGCTTGCTTTTAAATTGAAGATGAGTGACAAAGTAAGAACAGTGAGGGGGAGAATACAAGCCATTATTAAGGCTGATAGAGAATTCAACTTGGATGAGCGCCCCGTGCATTCGCGAGTAGAGAGAGAGCGGAGGAAGAGGGAAGAGACACATTCGTTTATACGTGAGGAAGATATTATAGGGAGACATGATGATAAGAAGGCGGTCATGAATTTTTTACTGAATTCAGACGTGAAAGAGCCCATTTCCATCCTTCCAATAGTTGGGTTCGGTGGGGTTGGGAAAACGGCTCTTGCTAAATGTGTGTATCAAGACAGTAAATTTGGCTTGAAAATGTGGGTTTGTGTCTCTGATGACTTTGATGtgaaaaaaatagtgaaaaatatCATAGCTTGTGCAAATAAGGAAGAACCAACCGGGGATACGATGGAGTTGTTGCAAAGCAATCTGAGGAAAGAAATTAATGGAAAGAAATATCTCTTAGTTTTAGATGATGTGTGGAATAAAGACCAAGACAAGTGGCTGAGCTTGAAAACTTTACTGGAGGGAGGTGCTAGAGGAAGCAAGATCCTTATAACAACGCGTGATCCATTGGTTGCGGAAATCACCGGCACTGTTCCTCCTCATTCTCTCAAGGGCTTATCTGAAAGTGCATCTCTTGATTTATTAATGAAAGTGGCTGGTCAAAAAATAGAGGAAATACAAGATTCTAACATGTTAGCCATTGGCCAAGAGATAGTTAGAAAGTGCTCTGGAGTTCCATTAGTTGTTCGAACTATTGGGAGTTTATTATTCTTTAAGAAAACTGAATCTGAATGGTTACATTTCAAAGATCATGAGCTCCCAGAAGTGTCTCAAAGGGAAGATAGCATAAAATCTACTCTTATGCTAAGTTATGACCATCTTCCTTCacatttgaaacaatgtttCGCGTTCTGTTCATTATTTCCCCAAGATTATGTGATGAAAAAGCAGACTTTGGTCAATCTTTGGATGGCAGAAGGATTTATCCAGCCATCAAATAAAAATCAGCATTTAGAAGACATCGCTAATGGATATTTCATAGAGCTACTTTGGAGTAACTTCTTCCAAGATTATGAAAAAAGCCCAAACACAAACGAGGAGACTTGCAAGATGCATGATTTGATGCATAATCTAGCTTGCATGGTTTCTGGGACTGAATGTTGGGTGGCAAGGGATGACACAAAATCCATACCCGAGAGAACTCGTCATATTTCATATGGTCCAACTTTCAATTTGAtgggtaaacttccaatttcaCGCTTGAAAGCAAATGCACTGAGAACAATTGTATCTACTGCTAGATATTgggaaatgaaagaaagagaagtaaTGAGTGAAGCAGATCTATGTCAACTCAttcaaaatttcgagaaattgCGCATCATGGATTTGCAAGCCACAGTTGTCGAGAAGGTGCCAAGGTCCATCTGTAAGTTGAAGCAACTCACGTATCTCGATCTCTCTCACAATGTGACACTCAAAAGGCTTCCTAACTCCATTACGAGATTACAAAATTTGCAAACACTCAACCTCTACGGTTGTGGTTCCCTTGAAGAATTGCCAAGGGGCATAAAAAAGTTAGTCAGCCTTCGAAATCTAAACATTGACTTTTGTTCAAACCTTAGTTATATGCCACGGGGTTTAGGGCAATTGACTTCTCTACATATGCTAACTCGATTCATTTTGCCCAAAGAGAAAGCTCTTGCTAAGAATTATTGTGGACTTGGGGAGCTAAATGGGCTTAATAACATCCGGGGAAGCCTTAGAATTGAAAATGTGGGAAGTGTAACAGACACAGCAGTAGAATCCAAGACTGCGAATTTGATAGGGAAGCATTCTTTAGAATCTTTGACACTTTATTGGGGCGATTGCCATATTGATGATGCAGTAACTGGGGACAGAAGTGAAGCGTTATTAGACGAACTGAGGCCGCACTCAAATCTGCAGAAGTTGAACATCGAAGGATATAATGGCGAGGGCTTTCCGAAGTGGATGACAGATTGCCATGTGTCTTCCTTGCCCAATTTGGCTGAGTTAGTCTTGAAGGATTGCAAGAGATGTAAGCATGTCCTTGGATTTGGCCTTAATAAGTTGAAGAAACTAGAAATCTCGGGGATGGAGCTTTTAGAATGTTTGTCAGAGGAGTGTTGGCAAAGCCTCACCTCACTTGCATGTCTTTGGATCAGGGGATGTCATCAGTTAACTTCCCTCTCGCTTGGTATACGACATCTGTCGAGTCTTGAGCATCTCGATATCTCAGAATGTTGGGAGCTGGATATATCCAAAGACGAAAGCGGCAACATCTTTGATTTCCATGGACTAGAGAGTCTCCGGTCCTTGTTCATCGAAGAACTTCCCAAACTAGCATCTCTCCCACAGTGGCTTCTGCAGCTCAGCAGTCTCAGGCGTCTCCGTATTTGCCAATGCTCcaatttgaagtcattgccagaGCAGATAGAGGCCCTTCAATCGCTTGAATGGCTTGAAATCATCGGGTGCCCCTCGTTGACGTCATTACCTGAAGGAATGCGAAGGCTGACATCCCTTACTCACCTAACAATCTTCGGTTGCCCAGAATTGGTGGAGAGGTGCAAAAGAGACGCAGGCGAGGACTGGCACAAGATTGCTCATATCCCCAGCATATCTCACCATATAGTAACACCAGAAATTATCGAGGAAG GTGATCCCTAG
- the LOC115748459 gene encoding putative disease resistance protein RGA4 isoform X1: MAEAVIFNIAGKIVDYLVPQALEKVGKLWGVRHELEGLKDTVSMLRPFLDHAEEQYHQIPHIQVWVEKLKDAFYEAQDVLEEFNIEAMRRELRGHNEMIKEVRTFFSSSNQLAFKLKMSDKVRTVRGRIQAIIKADREFNLDERPVHSRVERERRKREETHSFIREEDIIGRHDDKKAVMNFLLNSDVKEPISILPIVGFGGVGKTALAKCVYQDSKFGLKMWVCVSDDFDVKKIVKNIIACANKEEPTGDTMELLQSNLRKEINGKKYLLVLDDVWNKDQDKWLSLKTLLEGGARGSKILITTRDPLVAEITGTVPPHSLKGLSESASLDLLMKVAGQKIEEIQDSNMLAIGQEIVRKCSGVPLVVRTIGSLLFFKKTESEWLHFKDHELPEVSQREDSIKSTLMLSYDHLPSHLKQCFAFCSLFPQDYVMKKQTLVNLWMAEGFIQPSNKNQHLEDIANGYFIELLWSNFFQDYEKSPNTNEETCKMHDLMHNLACMVSGTECWVARDDTKSIPERTRHISYGPTFNLMGKLPISRLKANALRTIVSTARYWEMKEREVMSEADLCQLIQNFEKLRIMDLQATVVEKVPRSICKLKQLTYLDLSHNVTLKRLPNSITRLQNLQTLNLYGCGSLEELPRGIKKLVSLRNLNIDFCSNLSYMPRGLGQLTSLHMLTRFILPKEKALAKNYCGLGELNGLNNIRGSLRIENVGSVTDTAVESKTANLIGKHSLESLTLYWGDCHIDDAVTGDRSEALLDELRPHSNLQKLNIEGYNGEGFPKWMTDCHVSSLPNLAELVLKDCKRCKHVLGFGLNKLKKLEISGMELLECLSEECWQSLTSLACLWIRGCHQLTSLSLGIRHLSSLEHLDISECWELDISKDESGNIFDFHGLESLRSLFIEELPKLASLPQWLLQLSSLRRLRICQCSNLKSLPEQIEALQSLEWLEIIGCPSLTSLPEGMRRLTSLTHLTIFGCPELVERCKRDAGEDWHKIAHIPSISHHIVTPEIIEEDIVCIKSRVRMATIK; encoded by the exons ATGGCGGAAGCTGTCATATTCAATATTGCTGGAAAGATAGTTGATTATCTGGTTCCTCAAGCACTAGAAAAGGTTGGAAAGTTGTGGGGCGTCAGGCATGAACTCGAGGGGCTCAAGGACACCGTCTCCATGCTTCGGCCTTTTCTGGACCATGCAGAAGAGCAATACCACCAGATTCCCCACATCCAAGTTTGGGTTGAGAAACTGAAAGACGCTTTCTATGAGGCGCAGGACGTGCTTGAAGAATTTAACATCGAAGCTATGCGACGAGAACTGAGGGGTCACAATGAAATGATCAAGGAGGTAAGGACATTTTTCTCAAGTTCAAACCAGCTTGCTTTTAAATTGAAGATGAGTGACAAAGTAAGAACAGTGAGGGGGAGAATACAAGCCATTATTAAGGCTGATAGAGAATTCAACTTGGATGAGCGCCCCGTGCATTCGCGAGTAGAGAGAGAGCGGAGGAAGAGGGAAGAGACACATTCGTTTATACGTGAGGAAGATATTATAGGGAGACATGATGATAAGAAGGCGGTCATGAATTTTTTACTGAATTCAGACGTGAAAGAGCCCATTTCCATCCTTCCAATAGTTGGGTTCGGTGGGGTTGGGAAAACGGCTCTTGCTAAATGTGTGTATCAAGACAGTAAATTTGGCTTGAAAATGTGGGTTTGTGTCTCTGATGACTTTGATGtgaaaaaaatagtgaaaaatatCATAGCTTGTGCAAATAAGGAAGAACCAACCGGGGATACGATGGAGTTGTTGCAAAGCAATCTGAGGAAAGAAATTAATGGAAAGAAATATCTCTTAGTTTTAGATGATGTGTGGAATAAAGACCAAGACAAGTGGCTGAGCTTGAAAACTTTACTGGAGGGAGGTGCTAGAGGAAGCAAGATCCTTATAACAACGCGTGATCCATTGGTTGCGGAAATCACCGGCACTGTTCCTCCTCATTCTCTCAAGGGCTTATCTGAAAGTGCATCTCTTGATTTATTAATGAAAGTGGCTGGTCAAAAAATAGAGGAAATACAAGATTCTAACATGTTAGCCATTGGCCAAGAGATAGTTAGAAAGTGCTCTGGAGTTCCATTAGTTGTTCGAACTATTGGGAGTTTATTATTCTTTAAGAAAACTGAATCTGAATGGTTACATTTCAAAGATCATGAGCTCCCAGAAGTGTCTCAAAGGGAAGATAGCATAAAATCTACTCTTATGCTAAGTTATGACCATCTTCCTTCacatttgaaacaatgtttCGCGTTCTGTTCATTATTTCCCCAAGATTATGTGATGAAAAAGCAGACTTTGGTCAATCTTTGGATGGCAGAAGGATTTATCCAGCCATCAAATAAAAATCAGCATTTAGAAGACATCGCTAATGGATATTTCATAGAGCTACTTTGGAGTAACTTCTTCCAAGATTATGAAAAAAGCCCAAACACAAACGAGGAGACTTGCAAGATGCATGATTTGATGCATAATCTAGCTTGCATGGTTTCTGGGACTGAATGTTGGGTGGCAAGGGATGACACAAAATCCATACCCGAGAGAACTCGTCATATTTCATATGGTCCAACTTTCAATTTGAtgggtaaacttccaatttcaCGCTTGAAAGCAAATGCACTGAGAACAATTGTATCTACTGCTAGATATTgggaaatgaaagaaagagaagtaaTGAGTGAAGCAGATCTATGTCAACTCAttcaaaatttcgagaaattgCGCATCATGGATTTGCAAGCCACAGTTGTCGAGAAGGTGCCAAGGTCCATCTGTAAGTTGAAGCAACTCACGTATCTCGATCTCTCTCACAATGTGACACTCAAAAGGCTTCCTAACTCCATTACGAGATTACAAAATTTGCAAACACTCAACCTCTACGGTTGTGGTTCCCTTGAAGAATTGCCAAGGGGCATAAAAAAGTTAGTCAGCCTTCGAAATCTAAACATTGACTTTTGTTCAAACCTTAGTTATATGCCACGGGGTTTAGGGCAATTGACTTCTCTACATATGCTAACTCGATTCATTTTGCCCAAAGAGAAAGCTCTTGCTAAGAATTATTGTGGACTTGGGGAGCTAAATGGGCTTAATAACATCCGGGGAAGCCTTAGAATTGAAAATGTGGGAAGTGTAACAGACACAGCAGTAGAATCCAAGACTGCGAATTTGATAGGGAAGCATTCTTTAGAATCTTTGACACTTTATTGGGGCGATTGCCATATTGATGATGCAGTAACTGGGGACAGAAGTGAAGCGTTATTAGACGAACTGAGGCCGCACTCAAATCTGCAGAAGTTGAACATCGAAGGATATAATGGCGAGGGCTTTCCGAAGTGGATGACAGATTGCCATGTGTCTTCCTTGCCCAATTTGGCTGAGTTAGTCTTGAAGGATTGCAAGAGATGTAAGCATGTCCTTGGATTTGGCCTTAATAAGTTGAAGAAACTAGAAATCTCGGGGATGGAGCTTTTAGAATGTTTGTCAGAGGAGTGTTGGCAAAGCCTCACCTCACTTGCATGTCTTTGGATCAGGGGATGTCATCAGTTAACTTCCCTCTCGCTTGGTATACGACATCTGTCGAGTCTTGAGCATCTCGATATCTCAGAATGTTGGGAGCTGGATATATCCAAAGACGAAAGCGGCAACATCTTTGATTTCCATGGACTAGAGAGTCTCCGGTCCTTGTTCATCGAAGAACTTCCCAAACTAGCATCTCTCCCACAGTGGCTTCTGCAGCTCAGCAGTCTCAGGCGTCTCCGTATTTGCCAATGCTCcaatttgaagtcattgccagaGCAGATAGAGGCCCTTCAATCGCTTGAATGGCTTGAAATCATCGGGTGCCCCTCGTTGACGTCATTACCTGAAGGAATGCGAAGGCTGACATCCCTTACTCACCTAACAATCTTCGGTTGCCCAGAATTGGTGGAGAGGTGCAAAAGAGACGCAGGCGAGGACTGGCACAAGATTGCTCATATCCCCAGCATATCTCACCATATAGTAACACCAGAAATTATCGAGGAAG ATATAGTGTGCATCAAATCAAGGGTACGAATGGCGACAATTAAATGA